The following proteins come from a genomic window of Mycobacteriales bacterium:
- a CDS encoding site-2 protease family protein, producing the protein MAEPAREPAQGPSRSASGGLPVGRFFGVPLFLSPSWLFIALLITLTYSALVEQTVEGISTAGSYAVAFAFAVLLAISLLAHELGHTAVSLAFGLPVKRVVIFLLGGVSEIEKEPEGPAQEYLVAVAGPLVSLVLAAIGAALLPLTDSGTIARTMIFLLVWSNLAVAVFNLLPGLPLDGGRLVRAGVWKVSGNKLTGTRAAAWGGRAVAVLVLVFAVVSVPSDTALGIGNVLLAGLLAAFIWVGATQSLSSATVSARMPAVDIAALVRPTISVPPDLPIAEALRRAWGAHVRGLVVVDATGSPRALVSESHVMAVPEARRPWTTVADVARPLEPGLVLADSLSGAEVVEAFRRTPASEYLVVGRDGHAVGVLSAVDVARVLQGRRQAPAGSTP; encoded by the coding sequence ATGGCCGAGCCAGCGCGCGAGCCGGCCCAGGGCCCCTCCCGGAGCGCTTCCGGCGGTCTGCCGGTGGGTCGTTTCTTCGGCGTGCCGCTGTTCTTGTCGCCGTCCTGGTTGTTCATCGCGCTGCTGATCACGCTGACGTACTCGGCGCTGGTCGAGCAGACCGTCGAGGGCATCAGCACCGCCGGGTCGTACGCGGTGGCCTTCGCCTTCGCCGTCCTGCTCGCGATCTCGCTGCTGGCCCACGAGCTCGGCCACACCGCGGTCAGCCTGGCCTTCGGGCTGCCGGTCAAGCGGGTCGTCATCTTCCTGCTCGGCGGCGTGTCGGAGATCGAGAAGGAGCCCGAGGGCCCGGCCCAGGAGTACCTGGTCGCCGTGGCCGGCCCGCTGGTGAGCCTGGTGCTCGCCGCGATCGGCGCCGCCCTGCTGCCGCTGACCGACAGCGGCACGATCGCCCGGACGATGATCTTCCTGCTGGTCTGGAGCAACCTCGCGGTCGCGGTGTTCAACCTGCTGCCGGGGCTGCCGCTGGACGGCGGCCGGCTGGTCCGGGCCGGCGTCTGGAAGGTCTCGGGGAACAAGCTCACCGGCACCCGGGCCGCGGCCTGGGGCGGGCGCGCGGTGGCCGTGCTGGTGCTGGTCTTCGCGGTGGTCAGCGTGCCCAGCGACACCGCCCTCGGGATCGGCAACGTGCTGCTGGCCGGGCTGCTGGCCGCGTTCATCTGGGTCGGCGCGACCCAGTCGCTGTCGAGCGCGACGGTGAGCGCCCGGATGCCCGCGGTCGACATCGCGGCGCTGGTCCGCCCGACGATCTCGGTGCCGCCGGACCTGCCGATCGCGGAGGCGTTGCGCCGGGCCTGGGGCGCGCACGTCCGCGGCCTGGTCGTGGTCGACGCGACCGGCAGCCCGCGGGCGCTGGTGAGCGAGTCGCACGTGATGGCGGTGCCGGAAGCGCGCCGGCCCTGGACGACCGTGGCCGACGTGGCCCGGCCGCTGGAGCCGGGCCTGGTGCTGGCCGACTCGCTGTCCGGGGCCGAGGTGGTCGAGGCGTTCCGCCGGACGCCGGCCTCGGAATACCTGGTGGTCGGCCGGGACGGGCACGCGGTCGGCGTGCTGTCCGCGGTGGACGTGGCCAGGGTCCTGCAGGGGCGCCGGCAGGCCCCGGCAGGATCCACGCCATGA
- a CDS encoding ABC transporter ATP-binding protein produces the protein MDLRKVYGTGQTQVAALDGVSATFPVGQFTAIMGPSGSGKSTFMHCLAGLDLPTSGEVIVGGARLAGMSDKRLTALRRDKVGFVFQQFNLLPTLTAEENITLPLAIAGRKPDRAWFDQVVAAVNLADRLKHRPTELSGGQQQRVACARALISRPAVIFADEPTGNLDSRSSAEVLGFLRRSVDELGQTIVVVTHEPSAAAYSDRVLFLADGRIVDEMANPTADSVLDRMKTLEHGQDSMYQPVGV, from the coding sequence ATCGACCTGCGCAAGGTCTACGGGACCGGTCAGACCCAGGTCGCCGCGCTGGACGGTGTGAGCGCGACGTTCCCGGTCGGCCAGTTCACCGCGATCATGGGCCCGTCCGGCTCCGGCAAGTCGACGTTCATGCACTGCCTGGCCGGGCTGGACCTGCCCACCTCCGGCGAGGTGATCGTCGGCGGCGCCCGGCTGGCCGGCATGTCGGACAAGCGGCTGACCGCGCTGCGCCGGGACAAGGTCGGCTTCGTCTTCCAGCAGTTCAACCTGCTGCCGACGCTGACGGCCGAGGAGAACATCACGCTGCCGCTGGCGATCGCCGGCCGCAAGCCGGACCGGGCCTGGTTCGATCAGGTCGTGGCCGCGGTCAACCTGGCCGACCGGCTCAAGCACCGGCCGACCGAGCTGTCCGGCGGCCAGCAGCAGCGGGTGGCCTGCGCCCGGGCGCTGATCAGCCGGCCCGCGGTGATCTTCGCCGACGAGCCGACCGGCAACCTGGACTCGCGCAGCTCGGCCGAGGTGCTCGGCTTCCTGCGCCGCTCGGTCGACGAGCTCGGTCAGACCATCGTGGTGGTCACCCACGAGCCGTCCGCGGCGGCGTACTCCGACCGCGTCCTGTTCCTGGCCGACGGCCGGATCGTCGACGAGATGGCCAACCCCACCGCCGACTCCGTGCTGGACCGGATGAAGACCCTGGAGCACGGCCAGGACAGCATGTACCAGCCGGTGGGTGTGTGA
- a CDS encoding ubiquitin-like protein Pup produces MATRETGGGQSRATRRTEETDEVEAAAETDVQERHEKLSEDVDAILDEIDDVLEENAEEFVRGYVQKGGQ; encoded by the coding sequence ATGGCGACACGAGAGACCGGCGGTGGCCAGAGCAGGGCCACCCGGCGCACCGAGGAGACCGACGAGGTCGAGGCGGCCGCCGAGACCGACGTCCAGGAGCGGCACGAGAAGCTCTCCGAGGACGTGGACGCGATCCTCGACGAGATCGACGACGTGCTGGAGGAGAACGCGGAGGAGTTCGTCCGCGGGTACGTCCAGAAGGGCGGGCAGTGA
- a CDS encoding tRNA (adenine-N1)-methyltransferase: protein MTRTTTGPFAEGDSVQLTDPKGRLHTVVLQPGRSFHTHRGALAHDDLIGSPEGIVVKAQPSGTQYLALRPLLSDFVLSMPRGAAVIYPKDAAQIVAMGDVFPGARVIEAGAGSGALTCSLLRAVGDAGTLTSYERREEFAAVARKNVERFFGGPHPAWELRDGDVLDHPADEPADRVVLDMLAPWEVLGTVAAALVPGGVLMVYVATVTQVSRIVETLREHGGFTEPAAWETLVRPWHVVGLAVRPEHRMVGHTAFLVSARRLAAGVTAPVRQRRPAKSASAEGDPGSPFSPPQ, encoded by the coding sequence ATGACCCGCACCACCACCGGCCCGTTCGCCGAGGGCGACTCCGTCCAGCTGACCGACCCGAAGGGCCGGCTGCACACCGTCGTGCTCCAGCCGGGCAGGTCATTCCACACCCACCGGGGCGCGCTCGCGCACGACGATCTCATCGGCTCGCCCGAGGGGATCGTGGTCAAGGCCCAGCCCTCCGGTACGCAGTACCTGGCGCTGCGGCCGCTGCTGTCGGACTTCGTGCTGTCGATGCCGCGCGGCGCGGCGGTCATCTACCCGAAGGACGCGGCCCAGATCGTGGCGATGGGCGACGTGTTCCCGGGCGCCCGGGTGATCGAGGCCGGGGCCGGCTCGGGCGCGCTGACCTGCTCGCTGCTGCGGGCCGTGGGCGACGCCGGGACGCTGACCTCGTACGAGCGGCGGGAGGAGTTCGCGGCCGTCGCCCGCAAGAACGTGGAGCGGTTCTTCGGCGGCCCGCACCCGGCCTGGGAGCTGCGCGACGGCGACGTGCTCGACCACCCCGCCGACGAGCCCGCCGACCGGGTGGTGCTGGACATGCTGGCGCCCTGGGAGGTGCTCGGCACGGTCGCGGCGGCGCTGGTCCCCGGCGGCGTCCTCATGGTGTACGTGGCGACGGTGACCCAGGTGTCGCGGATCGTGGAGACGCTGCGGGAGCACGGCGGGTTCACCGAGCCGGCGGCCTGGGAGACGCTGGTCCGGCCCTGGCACGTGGTCGGCCTGGCGGTCCGCCCGGAGCACCGGATGGTCGGCCACACCGCGTTCCTGGTCTCGGCCCGGCGGCTGGCGGCCGGTGTCACCGCCCCGGTGCGGCAGCGCCGGCCGGCGAAGTCGGCGTCCGCGGAGGGCGACCCCGGCAGCCCGTTCTCGCCCCCGCAGTGA
- the lepB gene encoding signal peptidase I encodes MVPVAGFPYVAPPAGTVAFPLNGHGVDGAERDAAAWPVNGHHTHLPGHRPANGETVAWPDPSSRNGHAPGPRGLNGHAADPPSVVDRPSPQGHAADPSSRNGHAADALPRNGHGADPSSRNGNVVDPQGLNGHRDPSAPNAYRAEAPADPPALNGYRPDLPGGRGYPSDPPAVNGYRPDSPTADGALVDSPGLNGHRAGAPGHRSGPPAVNGYPADRPNLNGHGVNGVNGHAPVPLAGWQREPFRPSYPPILPDAADLIGRPPARPLLGPDRLTPGPLPAAGPTSLAGPAPSTPSALPAPDRLAPNALAGPNALAGPDRIGPGVLPDRAGPGADRVGATSLVGPGTGVPAPAGIEEETEVLRRYVPAGEVLDREIDDAPPAQHAAPVKPPHPPRAVVRRRRARRRALEWPFLIVFALLSAYLIRAYAVQTFYIPSASMHETLLEGDRVLVNKISYHLHDIHRGDVIVFARPPNLQVDDDDLIKRVVALPGEKVEAHGGKVYVNGAPLTEPYVEPACTAGTSDFGPITVPAGRIWVMGDNRCNSSDSRVFGPIDEKLVVGHAFVLVWPPGRLSRL; translated from the coding sequence GTGGTTCCGGTCGCGGGGTTCCCGTACGTGGCGCCGCCGGCGGGGACGGTGGCGTTCCCGCTCAACGGGCACGGCGTGGACGGGGCCGAGCGGGACGCGGCGGCCTGGCCGGTCAACGGTCACCACACCCACCTGCCCGGGCATCGTCCGGCCAACGGCGAGACCGTCGCCTGGCCGGACCCGTCGTCCCGCAACGGCCACGCCCCCGGCCCACGGGGCCTCAACGGCCACGCTGCCGACCCGCCGTCCGTCGTCGACCGGCCCTCCCCCCAGGGCCATGCTGCCGACCCGTCGTCCCGCAACGGCCACGCTGCCGACGCGCTGCCCCGCAACGGCCATGGTGCCGACCCGTCGTCCCGCAATGGGAACGTCGTCGACCCGCAGGGTCTCAACGGCCATCGCGACCCGTCGGCGCCGAACGCCTACCGAGCCGAGGCTCCGGCCGATCCGCCGGCGCTGAACGGCTATCGGCCCGACCTGCCGGGCGGCCGCGGCTATCCGAGCGACCCGCCGGCTGTGAACGGCTACCGGCCCGACTCGCCGACGGCCGACGGCGCGCTGGTCGACTCCCCGGGACTCAACGGCCATCGCGCCGGCGCGCCCGGGCATCGGTCCGGTCCGCCGGCCGTGAACGGCTACCCGGCCGACCGGCCGAACCTCAACGGGCACGGCGTCAACGGCGTCAACGGGCATGCGCCGGTGCCGCTGGCGGGCTGGCAGCGGGAACCGTTCCGGCCCTCGTACCCGCCGATCCTCCCCGACGCCGCCGACCTGATCGGCCGGCCTCCGGCCCGTCCCCTCCTCGGCCCGGACCGCCTCACCCCGGGTCCGCTCCCGGCCGCCGGACCGACCTCCCTCGCCGGCCCCGCTCCCTCCACCCCGAGCGCCCTGCCGGCTCCCGACCGTCTCGCCCCGAACGCGCTCGCCGGCCCGAACGCGCTCGCCGGCCCGGACCGGATCGGACCGGGCGTGCTACCGGATCGTGCTGGGCCGGGTGCGGACCGGGTGGGGGCGACGTCGCTCGTGGGGCCGGGGACGGGGGTTCCGGCGCCGGCGGGGATCGAGGAGGAGACCGAGGTCCTGCGGCGGTACGTGCCGGCCGGCGAGGTCCTCGATCGCGAGATCGACGACGCACCGCCGGCACAGCACGCCGCCCCGGTGAAGCCGCCGCACCCGCCCCGCGCGGTCGTCCGCCGCCGCCGTGCCCGCCGGCGCGCGCTCGAGTGGCCGTTCCTCATCGTGTTCGCGCTGCTGTCGGCGTACCTGATCCGCGCGTACGCGGTGCAGACCTTCTACATCCCGTCGGCCTCCATGCACGAGACGCTCCTCGAGGGCGACCGGGTGCTGGTCAACAAGATCAGCTACCACCTGCACGACATCCACCGCGGCGACGTGATCGTGTTCGCGCGCCCGCCGAACCTCCAGGTCGACGACGACGACCTGATCAAGCGGGTGGTCGCGCTGCCGGGCGAGAAGGTCGAGGCGCACGGCGGCAAGGTCTACGTCAACGGCGCCCCCCTCACCGAGCCGTACGTGGAGCCCGCCTGTACCGCCGGCACCAGCGACTTCGGCCCGATCACGGTGCCCGCCGGCCGGATCTGGGTGATGGGCGACAACCGCTGCAACTCCAGCGACAGCCGGGTCTTCGGGCCGATCGACGAGAAGCTCGTGGTCGGCCACGCGTTCGTGCTGGTCTGGCCGCCGGGCCGGCTGTCCCGGCTGTGA
- the arc gene encoding proteasome ATPase, which translates to MLRRRLTESPRHLRVLEERLAEAQSRVATLTERNEKLTGTLREARDQVVALKEEVDRLAQPPSGYGVYLQTYEDGTVDVFTGGRKLRVAVSPSVELEGLRVGQEVMLNEALNVVLVREFERAGDVVMLKELLAGGDRALVIGHTDEERIVHLADTLLTERLRAGDSLLLEPRSGYVYEKIPKSEVEELVLEEVPDIDYTDIGGLASQIEQIRDAVELPFLHADLFREHELRPPKGILLYGPPGCGKTLIAKAVANSLAKKVAEVRGQDAGRSFFLNIKGPELLNKYVGETERHIRLVFQRAREKASEGTPVIVFFDEMDSIFRTRGSGVSSDVENTIVPQLLSEIDGVEGLENVIVIGASNREDMIDPAILRPGRLDVKIKIERPDAEAARDIFTKYVTTTLPIHEDDLAEHGGNRQATISAMIQRAVERMYTETEDNRFLEVTYANGDKEVLYFKDFNSGAMIQNIVDRAKKMAIKDFLEVGTKGLRLQHLVTACLDEFRENEDLPNTTNPDDWARISGKKGERIVYIRTLVTGKGAESGRAIDTISNTGQYL; encoded by the coding sequence ATGCTCCGTCGCAGGCTGACGGAGTCCCCTCGCCACCTCAGGGTGCTCGAGGAGCGGCTCGCCGAGGCCCAGAGCCGGGTGGCGACGCTCACCGAACGGAACGAGAAGCTGACCGGCACCCTCCGGGAGGCGCGCGACCAGGTCGTCGCCCTCAAGGAGGAGGTCGACCGGCTCGCCCAGCCGCCGAGCGGCTACGGCGTCTACCTGCAGACGTACGAGGACGGCACGGTGGACGTGTTCACCGGCGGCCGCAAGCTGCGGGTGGCCGTGAGCCCGAGCGTGGAGCTGGAGGGCCTGCGGGTCGGCCAGGAGGTCATGCTCAACGAGGCGCTGAACGTGGTCCTCGTGCGCGAGTTCGAGCGGGCCGGCGACGTGGTGATGCTCAAGGAGCTGCTGGCCGGCGGCGACCGTGCGCTCGTCATCGGCCACACCGACGAGGAGCGGATCGTGCACCTCGCCGACACGCTGCTGACCGAGCGGCTGCGCGCGGGCGACTCGCTGCTGCTGGAGCCCCGCTCCGGCTACGTCTACGAGAAGATCCCGAAGTCCGAGGTCGAGGAGCTCGTCCTCGAAGAGGTCCCGGACATCGACTACACCGACATCGGCGGCCTGGCGTCCCAGATCGAGCAGATCCGCGACGCGGTCGAGCTGCCGTTCCTGCACGCGGACCTGTTCCGCGAGCACGAGCTGCGCCCGCCGAAGGGGATCCTGCTCTACGGCCCGCCCGGTTGCGGCAAGACGCTGATCGCCAAGGCGGTGGCCAACTCGCTGGCCAAGAAGGTCGCCGAGGTCCGGGGTCAGGACGCCGGCCGGTCGTTCTTCCTCAACATCAAGGGCCCCGAGCTTCTGAACAAGTACGTCGGCGAGACCGAGCGGCACATCCGCCTGGTCTTCCAGCGGGCCCGGGAGAAGGCCAGCGAGGGCACCCCGGTCATCGTGTTCTTCGACGAGATGGACTCGATCTTCCGCACCCGTGGCTCGGGTGTGTCCTCCGACGTGGAGAACACGATCGTGCCGCAGCTGCTCTCGGAGATCGACGGCGTCGAGGGCCTGGAGAACGTCATCGTCATCGGCGCCTCCAACCGCGAGGACATGATCGACCCGGCGATCCTGCGCCCGGGCCGGCTGGACGTGAAGATCAAGATCGAGCGGCCGGACGCGGAGGCCGCGCGGGACATCTTCACCAAGTACGTCACCACCACGCTGCCCATCCACGAGGACGACCTCGCGGAGCACGGCGGCAACCGGCAGGCGACGATCTCGGCGATGATCCAGCGCGCCGTCGAGCGGATGTACACCGAGACCGAGGACAACCGCTTCCTCGAGGTGACGTACGCGAACGGCGACAAGGAGGTCCTGTACTTCAAGGACTTCAACTCCGGCGCCATGATCCAGAACATCGTGGACCGGGCCAAGAAGATGGCGATCAAGGACTTCCTCGAGGTCGGTACGAAGGGGCTGCGGCTGCAGCACCTGGTCACCGCCTGCCTGGACGAGTTCCGGGAGAACGAGGACCTGCCCAACACCACCAACCCGGACGACTGGGCCCGTATCTCCGGAAAGAAGGGCGAGCGGATCGTCTACATCCGCACGCTCGTCACCGGCAAGGGCGCCGAGTCCGGCCGGGCGATCGACACCATCTCGAACACGGGTCAATACCTCTAG
- the dop gene encoding depupylase/deamidase Dop, producing MTVRRVMGTEVEYGVSVPGQPGANAMLLSSQIVNGYGGRADVPRTRRARWDFEEESPLRDARGFDLGSALGPEYLEAEDDAGLANVILTNGARLYVDHAHPEYSTPECTNPRDIVLWDKAGERIMAEASRRAAQSVPGQPPIQLYKNNTDNKGQSYGSHENYLMSRATPFADIVRHLTPFFVSRQVVAGQGRVGVGQDGRGEGFQLSQRADFFEVEVGLETTLKRPIINTRDEPHADAERYRRLHVIIGDANLSEISTYLKVGTTSLVLAMIEDKFLTVDLSVEEPVSSLRAVSHDASLKHLLTMRSGRTLTAVQLQMEYLEQARKYVEDRFGGDADAQTLDVLSRWESVLTRLEQDPMLCARELDWVAKLRLLEGYRSRDGLAWNSPRLQLVDLQYSDVRPEKGLYSRLVARGAMERLLTEDEVLGAVDAAPVDTRAYFRGECLRRYASQVAAASWDSVIFDLGRESLVRVPTLEPLRGTKAHVGALLDRSPTADALVEALSGG from the coding sequence ATGACGGTTCGCCGGGTGATGGGCACCGAGGTCGAGTACGGGGTCTCCGTGCCCGGCCAGCCGGGGGCCAACGCGATGCTGCTGTCGTCGCAGATCGTGAACGGCTACGGCGGGCGGGCCGACGTGCCGCGCACCCGCCGGGCGCGCTGGGACTTCGAGGAGGAGTCCCCGCTGCGCGACGCCCGCGGCTTCGACCTGGGCAGCGCGCTCGGCCCGGAATACCTGGAGGCCGAGGACGACGCCGGGCTGGCCAACGTCATCCTGACCAACGGTGCCCGGCTCTACGTCGACCACGCCCACCCGGAGTACTCGACGCCGGAGTGCACGAACCCGCGCGACATCGTGCTCTGGGACAAGGCCGGCGAGCGGATCATGGCCGAGGCGTCCCGGCGGGCGGCCCAGTCCGTGCCGGGCCAGCCGCCGATCCAGCTCTACAAGAACAACACCGACAACAAGGGCCAGTCGTACGGGTCGCACGAGAACTACCTGATGTCGCGGGCGACCCCGTTCGCGGACATCGTCCGGCACCTGACCCCGTTCTTCGTCTCCCGCCAGGTCGTGGCCGGGCAGGGCCGGGTCGGGGTCGGCCAGGACGGCCGGGGCGAGGGCTTCCAGCTCTCCCAGCGTGCGGACTTCTTCGAGGTCGAGGTCGGGCTGGAGACGACGCTCAAGCGCCCGATCATCAATACCCGGGACGAGCCGCACGCGGACGCCGAGCGCTACCGCCGGCTGCACGTGATCATCGGCGACGCCAACCTGTCCGAGATCTCGACGTACCTCAAGGTCGGGACGACCTCGCTGGTGCTGGCCATGATCGAGGACAAGTTCCTCACCGTGGACCTCTCGGTCGAGGAGCCGGTGTCCTCGCTGCGCGCGGTCTCGCACGACGCCTCGCTGAAGCACCTGCTCACGATGCGCTCGGGCCGGACCCTGACCGCGGTCCAGCTGCAGATGGAGTACCTGGAGCAGGCCCGCAAGTACGTCGAGGACCGCTTCGGCGGCGACGCCGACGCGCAGACCCTGGACGTGCTGTCCCGCTGGGAGTCGGTGCTGACCCGGCTGGAGCAGGACCCGATGCTCTGCGCCCGGGAGCTGGACTGGGTGGCCAAGCTGCGGCTGCTGGAGGGCTACCGGTCCCGCGACGGGCTGGCCTGGAACTCGCCCCGGCTGCAGCTGGTGGACCTGCAGTACAGCGACGTCCGCCCCGAGAAGGGGCTGTACTCGCGGCTGGTGGCCCGCGGTGCGATGGAGCGGCTGCTGACCGAGGACGAGGTCCTCGGGGCCGTGGACGCGGCCCCGGTGGACACCCGGGCGTACTTCCGGGGCGAGTGCCTGCGCCGCTACGCCTCGCAGGTGGCCGCGGCCTCGTGGGACTCGGTGATCTTCGACCTGGGCCGGGAGTCGCTGGTCCGGGTGCCGACGCTGGAGCCGCTGCGGGGCACCAAGGCCCACGTCGGCGCGCTGCTGGACCGTTCGCCCACGGCGGACGCGCTCGTGGAGGCCCTGTCCGGCGGGTGA
- a CDS encoding PD-(D/E)XK nuclease family protein — MTGVVEQTEPERVLAGSLSPSRASDFKTCPLLYRFRSIDRIPQKPTTDKARGTLVHAVLDRLFDLPAGARTYEAAAALVEPEWAAMAAAEPETAELFAAGGLPEWLDSARRMVAGYFALEDPSRLEPAAREQLVEAVLDLGESPGLALRGYVDRLDVAPTGEVRVVDYKTGAIPRMAYEAKALFQLKFYALVLWRTQGTVPHTLKLMYLSDRDTLAYRPDAEELERFERTLVAVWRAIERAVTTRDFRANPSRLCGWCDYQALCPAQGGTLPPYPEPTPAADAVEPAAGITPAADAVGPAADVTAAVVAAPTG, encoded by the coding sequence ATGACCGGAGTGGTGGAGCAGACGGAGCCCGAGCGCGTGCTCGCCGGCTCGCTGTCGCCCTCGCGCGCGTCGGACTTCAAGACCTGCCCGCTGCTCTACCGGTTCCGCTCGATCGACCGGATCCCGCAGAAGCCGACGACCGACAAAGCCCGCGGGACGCTCGTGCACGCGGTGCTGGACCGGCTGTTCGACCTGCCCGCCGGCGCCCGGACGTACGAGGCGGCGGCCGCGCTGGTGGAGCCGGAGTGGGCCGCGATGGCCGCGGCCGAGCCGGAGACGGCCGAGCTGTTCGCCGCGGGCGGCCTGCCGGAGTGGCTGGACTCGGCCCGCCGGATGGTGGCCGGCTACTTCGCGCTGGAGGACCCGAGCCGGCTGGAGCCGGCCGCCCGGGAGCAGCTGGTCGAGGCCGTGCTCGACCTGGGCGAGTCCCCCGGCCTGGCCCTGCGCGGGTACGTCGACCGGCTGGACGTCGCGCCGACCGGCGAGGTCCGGGTGGTGGACTACAAGACCGGCGCGATCCCCCGGATGGCGTACGAGGCCAAGGCCCTGTTCCAGCTGAAGTTCTACGCGCTCGTCCTCTGGCGGACCCAGGGCACGGTCCCGCACACGCTCAAGCTGATGTATCTCTCGGACCGGGACACGCTGGCGTACCGGCCGGACGCGGAAGAGCTGGAGCGATTCGAGCGCACCCTGGTCGCGGTCTGGCGGGCGATCGAGCGGGCGGTGACGACCCGGGACTTCCGGGCCAACCCGAGCCGGCTCTGCGGCTGGTGCGACTACCAGGCGCTGTGCCCGGCCCAGGGCGGCACCCTGCCGCCGTATCCCGAGCCGACCCCGGCGGCCGACGCGGTCGAACCGGCCGCCGGCATCACCCCGGCGGCCGACGCGGTTGGGCCGGCCGCCGACGTCACCGCGGCGGTCGTCGCGGCGCCGACCGGCTGA